The Longimicrobiaceae bacterium genome segment CCGCCGCACCTCGGCGTTGGCGAACGCCGCCGCGTCGTCCAGCAGCGCCGGGTCCAGCTCGCGCCGGTCCTCCATCCGCAGGAGGGTCGCCACGGCGTCCACCTCCGCCTCGGTACGGAGCTGCCTCGCCGTGCGGTGCTCCGGCTCGGGTGCGGGGGCGACGGCGGGGCGGGCACAGCCGGCGATCGCGGCCGCGGCGACGAGTAGGCCAGGGAGGGCGCGTGCGGGGATCAAGAGACGGCTCCTTGCGGCGGGAGGGCGCCGCGGAGCGCGGCGACGAGGTGGGCGGGGAGCTTCTGCGTGGCCCCCGCCCGGTCCAGCGCGATCAGGGTGGTGCGGGCGGTCACCAGGCGCCCCGGGCCCGTTCCGTCCACCCGGGTGATCAGGTAGGCGAAGGCCACCGTGCGCGAGCGGACCTCCTCCACCCAGGTCTCCACCCGGACTAGGTCGTCGTAGCGAGCAGGGGCGTGGTAGCGGAGCGACGCGTCGGCGACGGCCAGGAAGATCCCCTCGCGCTCCAGCTCCGCGTACGGCTTTCCGAGCGCCCGGATCAGCTCCGTCCGGCCCATGTCGCACCACGCCAGGTAGTTCGCGTGGTAGACGACCCCCATCTGGTCAGTCTCGGGGTAGCGGACTCGCAGCTCGACGACGGATCGGAAGGGGGTCTCGCTCACGGGAGGGCGCTCGGTGGCCGTTCGCGCCGGCGGGATCCCGCCCGGCCGGATGGTTGCGCCCGGATTGTACCCGGGGTGGCGCGGTGTGTCAAACGCACCAAGGGACAGGCGACGGCCGGCAACGGCGGGTCGTGGGCATGGGCGCGCGGGGGCGTCGGCGGGGTACTCCCTCCGGAATTCAAGAACCCGAAGGGACTCGCTTGCGAGCACTCGCTTCGCTCAGACAGCTTGAATTCCTCCGGGAGCACCCCACCTCCTCCCGGTCACCACCTCCGCGAGGGAAGCGAGCCTTGCTGGAGGTTGTCGGGGGGAAGCACGGCTGGTAGCTTCCCGCGCCTATGAGCACCCTCCCCTACCTGATCGTCTCCGACACGCACCTCGGCGCCGTCCCGCGCGCAACGGAGGCGGCGTTCCGCGAGTTCCTTCGGGACGTCCCCGGCAACGCGTCCGGGCTGCTGATCAACGGCGACCTGTTCGACTTCTGGTTCGAGTACGGGACGGTGATCCTGCGGGAGCACTACCGCACCGTGGCCGCGCTGGCGGACGTGGTTGAGGCGGGGGTCCCCGTTTCCTTCGTGGGGGGGAACCACGACGCGTGGGCGGGGAGCTTTCTGCGTGACGAGGTGGGAATCCGGCTCCTCGACGGGCCCGTGGAGATGGAGCTGGCGGGGCGGCGGACGCTGGTGGCGCACGGAGACGGCGTGGGGCGGGGCGACCTCAAGTATCGCGCGCTCAAGGCGTTCATCCGCAACCGGGCGGTGGTGGGCGCCTTCCGGGTCGTGCACCCGGACCTGGGGACGAGGATCGCGCGGATCGCCTCCACCACGGAGCACAAGGCGGACACCGGCGACGTGCACAGCAAGGGGCGTGCGGGACACATCCAGGCCTGGGCGGAGGAGCGGCTGCGGGCCGACCCGGGGCTGGGGCTGGTGGTGGCGGGGCACGCGCACGTGCCCGCGGTGGTGGAGGTGGAGCCCGGGCGCTTCTACGCCAACGCGGGGGACTGGATCCGGCACTTCACCTACCTGGCGCTCCCCCCCTCGGGCGGCCCGCCGGAGCTGCGCCGCTGGCCGACCCCCGGCTGACTCGCGGGTCCCGGCGCACCGCCGCCCGCCGGATCAGAGCGCCACGCCTTCGACCTTCGCCGGCTCCGGCCAGAGGCGGGCCACCACCTCCCCCACCTCGGCGGAATCCCCGGTCGTCAGGATCCGCACCCGGCCCTCCCTCCCCTGCGCGCCCAGCCCCTGCTCCTCCAGCACGCGCTCCGTCTGCCGGGCGATGGCCGGGGCGCTGTCCACCAGCCGCACCTCCGGGCCGAGCACCCCCGCGATGGCCTCCCAGAGGAACGGGTAGTGGGTGCAGCCGAGGACCACCGTGTCCACGGCGGCCTCGCGGAAGGGAGCGAGCGCCGCGTCCAGCACGGCGCGCACCCGTGCGCCGTCGAACTCCCCCTCCTCCACCATCTCCACCAGCCCCGTCCCCGGCCGGGCGACCACCTCCACCCCCTCCGCGTGCTCGCGCAGCAGCCGGGCGAAGCGCTCGGAGGCGAGGGTGCCCTCGGTAGCGAGGACGCCGACGCGCCGGGCGCGGGTGTCGCGCACGGCGGGCTTCACCGCCGGCTCCATCCCCACGACCGGGATCTCCAGCGCCTCGCGGAGCGCCTCCAGCGCCGCGCCGGAGGCCGTGTTGCAGGCGACCACCAGGACCTTGGCGCCCTGCGCCTGCAGCCAGCGGCCGATCTCCAGCGACCGGGCGCGGATCTCGAGCTGGGGACGGGGCCCGTACGGGCACCAGTCGCTGTCGGCGAGGTAGAGCAGGTCCTCCGCGGGGAGCCGGGAGCGGATCTCGCGCAGCACCCAGAGCCCCCCGAGCCCCGAGTCGAAGACCGCGACCGGGGCGCCGGGGCTCACCTCGGCCTCCCCACGGGGAGCGAGACCCGCAGCTCGGCGCCGCCGTCGCGCCCCGGAACCACGCCGATGCGCTCGTCGAAGTCCACCAAGTGCGCGGCGACGAAGGCGTCCGCCGCGTTGAAGAGGAGGAGGAAGCCGGAAAGGGTGATCCAGTCCTCGAGCTGCTGCTCGCGAGCGTTCACCAGGGGAATCTGCCGTTCCTCGGAGACCTCGCCGGTCTCGCGGAGCGAGGCCTGGCTGCGGCGGGCGAAGCCGAGCTTGCGATGGCTCTTGTAGACCATCCAGAGGCTCCCGGCCTCCAGCGCGAAGTAGATCGCGCCGCGCCCGGGAGATCCCACGGCGGACTGGCCCCACCCCGGGAGCACCAGCGAGCGGAGGAAGGCGCCCCTGGGCGAGACGCCGTCGACGGTGTCGGCCTCCGCGGCGGCCGTGCGCGCGATGGCTGCGGTGTCGGCCGGAGCCGCCGCCGGGGGGACGGCGGGAGTGGCCGCGGGCACGGTGTCGCGCGGCGCGGGCTGGACCTGGGCCGCCGCGGGGGTGGACGCGAGCGCCGCCAGGAGCAGGCCGCAGCCGAGGACGGGCCGGGACATGACCGCGGCCGGCCGGGAGAAGAAGCGGAACGCCATGTGTACCGGGTAAGGCGGGCTAGTTCGCGGAATGCGCCTGGCGCACGTCCGCGAGCGGTGTGCCGTCCCGCTTGTAGACCACGCCATCCTTCATCACGAAGCCCACCTGCTTGAGGGCCTCAACGTCGCGGAGCGGGTCGCCGCGCACCGCGACCACGTCGGCCAGCTTCCCGGGCGCCACGGTGCCCAGGTCGGCGACTCCCAGGAGCTTCGCGGCCTCGCGGGTGGCGGCGAGGATCGCCTGCATGGGGGTCATCCCCGCGTCCACCAGGAGCCGGAACTCGTCGGCATTGGTCCCGTGCGGGAAGACGCCGGCATCCGTTCCGAAGGCGATGGGCACCCCGGCGCGGATGGCGCGGCGGACGGACTCCTGCGCGTGCGGGGAGATCTCCAGCGCCTTGGCGGCGGCCCAGGGCGCCAGCGTGCCCCCGCGCGCGCCCCGCACCACCGCGTCGAAGGCCATCATCGTGGGGACCAGGTACGTCCCCCGCTGCTTCATCATCCGGATCGCCTCGTCGTCGAGGACGGAGCCGTGCTCGATGGAGGCCACCCCGGCGCGCACCGCGGCCTTGATCCCCTCCGGGCCGTGCGCGTGCGCCGCCACCCGGCGCTCGGCCATGGCGGCGGTCTCCACCATGGCCCTCAGCTCGTCCTCGGAGTACTGCTGCACCCCCACCGCGTCCCCCGCGGAAAGGACGCCCCCGGTCGCGCAGGTCTTGATCACGTCCGCCCCGTACTTGACCTGGTAGCGGACGGCGGCGCGCACCGCGTCCACGCCGTTGGCGATCCCCTCCTGCACGCCGGGCTCCTCGCGCAGGTCCGGGCGGTAGCCGTTGGTGTCGCAGTGGCCGCCGGTGATCCCCAGCGAGTGCGCCGCGACGTACATCCGCGGGCCCGGCACGACGCCGTCGTTGATGGCGTGCTTCAGCGCCACGTCCGCCCACCCGTCCGAGCCCACGTCGCGCACCGTGGTGAACCCCGCCAGGAGGGTGGCGCGCGCGTTCTTGGCGCCGACCAGCGCGGAGTAGCCGGGGAACTGCCGCAGCGTGCGCTCGGAGTACCCGCCGCTGGGGTCGCTGGTGATGTGCGTGTGGGTGTCGATGAAGCCGGGCATCACCGTCCACCCGGAGAGGTCGACCGTTTCCGCCCCGGCGGGCGCCTGCACCCGCGGGCCCACCTCGGCGATGCGGTTGCCGCGCACCAGGATGGTGACGTTCTCCCGCGGGGCCGCGCCGGTGCCGTCGATGAGCCGTCCGGCCCGGATGACGACGACGCGCTCGGCGGCAGGCGCGGTGGCGGGCGCCTGCTGCGCGGCGGCGGGAACGGCCAGCAGCGCGAGCGCCGCGGTGACCAGACGAGGAGCGTGCAAGCGGTCCTCCGGGTTGGAACGGGGTGGTGTGAGACGCGCGGGGAATTTAGCGGGGCGTCCGCGGCGTGGCAAAGGAGCGCGGGCCGTGGAGCATCGCCCCCCCTTCTGGTGTACCCGCTGTCGCCGCGCCCGGTGGACGGCGCGCGGGAACCGACCCCGACTTCCCGAGGAGACCGATGCACGCTCCTGTCCCGCCCCGCGCCCTCCGCGCGGGCCTGCTGACCGTCCTCGCGGCCGCGGCGTTCGGCTGCGCGCCCGCCGTCCAGGTCGCACCCGCGCCGGAGACCGCCTCGGCTCGCGGCGAGCTGGTGCTGATGGGGACCACGGACGTGCACGGCTGGCTCCTCCCGCACGACTACTACACCGGGAAGGAGACGGAGAACGGCCTCGCCCGGCTGGTGCCGCTGATCGACAGCATCCGCGCGGCGAACCCGGGGCGTACCGCGCTCTTCGAGTCGGGCGACCTGCTCCAGGGGAACCCGCTGGGCTTCGTGCACTCGAAGCTCGGCCCCGGCGAGGTGCACCCGGTGGCGCAGGCGATGAACCTGCTGGAGTACGACGCGGCGGCCATCGGCAACCACGAGTACAACTACGGGATCCCCCACCTGGACGCGGTGGTGGCGAAGTCCCGCTTCCCCTGGATCTCGGCGAACACCTTCGTGGCGGGCACGGACCGGCACGCGTACCGCCCCTCGGTCATGCTGGAGCGCACCATCGACGGGAAGCCGATCCGCATCGGGGTCACGGCGGTGACCCCGCCGGGGGTGCTCATCTGGGACCGGGACAACGTCCAGGGGAAGCTGGACTTCCGCGACATCGTCTCCAGCGTGCGGCCGGTGGTCGCCGAGCTGCGCGCGCAGGGCGCCGACGTCGTGGTGGTGGCCGCGCATGGGGGGCTGGAGGGCTCCAGCTACGACACCGCCGCTACGGGGGTGCCGGTGGAGAACGCGGCGGCGGCCATGGCCCACGAGGTTCCCGGGATCGACGTGATCTTCATGGGGCACTCGCACCGGGAGCTGGCGGATACGACCATCGCGAATACCCTCCTCCTGCAGGCGAAGAACTGGGCGGCCTCGCTGGCGGTGGCGGAGCTGGAGGTGGAGAGCACTCCGGCGGGCGGGTGGCGGATCGTGGAGAAGCAGGGCCGGATCCTGCGCCCCGGGATGCGCGCCCCCGACGCGCGCTTCGCCGCGGAGCTGGCCCCGGCGCACGAGCGCACGCGCGCCTACGTGAACCAGCGGATCGGCACGTCGGCGGCGGAGTGGACCTCGGCCCGCGCGCGGGTGGAGGACACCCCCATCCTGGACCTGATCAACGACGTGCAGCGCAGGGTGACGGGAGCGGACCTTTCCGCCACCGCCGCCTTCTCCCTGAGCTCGCGGATCCCCGCGGGGCCGATTACGGTGGCGGACGTGGCGGGGCTGTACGTGTACGACAACACGCTGAAGGCGGTCCGCATCACCGGCACGCAGCTCCGGGAGTACATCGAGAAGAGCGCGGAGTACTACCTCCCCTGCCCCGGCGGCCGTTGCGAGCGGATCGTGAACCCCGCCGTCCCCGGCTACAACTTCGACGTGGTGAGCGGCGTGGACTACACGCTCGACCTCACGAAGCCGGTAGGGCAGCGCCTGGTGCGCCTGGAGCGCAACGGCCGCCCCGTGCGCCCGACGGACACCTTCACCATCGCGCTGAACAACTACCGCGCCAGTGGCAGCGGCGGCTTCTCCATGCTGATCGGCGCGCCGGTGGTCTACGACAAGGACGAGGGGATCCGCGAGCTGCTGGTGGAGGAGATCCGCCGGCGCGGCAACATCGCCCCGGGGCAGGTGTTCCGGAAGAACTGGGAGATCGTCCCGGCGGAGCTGGCCGCGAAGGCCGCGGCGGAGCAGCGGGCGGGGAACAGGTAGGGGACCGTCGGCGACGCCCCACCCCCGGCCCCTGCCCGCCAAGCGACGGAAGGGTGACGGGTCGTCGTCGTTCTGCCGTTCCCGAAACTGTTGCGGAGGGAGACTCGCACAGCCGTATCGTGCGAGGCTCCCGCAGCGGAGCGGAGACAGCCGGGCCGTTTCGGCTGGCTCCGCGACCCGCGGAGGAGACAAGCCGGCTGTTTGGCTTGGCTCCGGAGCGGCCCCACCGACGGCCCCACCGACGGCACCGGCCCCACCTGACATCCTTCTTGCAGATCCCACCCGGCGAACCGTCGTACCCGACACCACGGACGGAGCCGCCGCCGCTTGATCCCGCTTCGCGACGAGAACCCGACCGAGACCACGCCGTTCATGACGGTGGTCTTCATCGCGCTGAACCTGGTCGCGTGGTTCATGCTCCAGGGCGCGGGGGAGATGCGTGCGCTGGAGGCCTCGGTCTACGTCTTCGGCACGGTGCCGTGCGAGCTCACCGGGGCGTGCCCGCAGCAGGGGCTCGGGTGGGAGGCCGTGCTGACGTCGATGTTCATGCACGGGAGCTGGGAGCACATCCTGGGGAACATGCTCTTCCTCTGGGTCTTCGGGAACAACATCGAGGACTCGATGGGGCACCTGCGCTTCATCGTCTTCTACCTGGTGTGCGGCGTCGCGGCGGCGCTGGCGCACGTCTACCTGAGCCCCGCCAGCTCCATCCCGGCGGTGGGGGCGAGCGGCGCGATCAGCGGGATCATGGGGGCGTACATCGTGCTGTACCCGCGGGTGAGCGTGCGGACCTGGATCCCGCCCATCTTCCTGGTGAACCTGAACGCCTTCTTCCTGCTGGGCTACTGGTTCTTCATCCAGCTCGCGACGGGGGTGTTCACCTTCGGGCCGGAGGCGGGGGAGCAGGGCGGCGTGGCGGTGTGGGCGCACGTGGGCGGCTTCGTGGCCGGGCTGGTCCTCATCAAGCTCTTCGAGAAGCGGCCGCTGGTGGAGGCGAAGCGGCACAAGGTGCAGCTGACGCGTGACGAGGTAGCGCGATTGGGGTGGTGAGCGTAAGATATCCCCCCGGGAAGCACGCTCCCCTCCCCGCCCCCGCGCGGCCCGCTCCGGACTCCCGCCCCGGGGGCCTCTTTACGGCCCTCCCCCACACTCGACCCGATGGCCCACCGAAAGAAGGTCCTCCTCAGGCTCGCCCCGCTCTGGATGGCGGCGGCACTCCTCCTGGGCCTGGGCTGGATGTCCTCGCGTGCGCAGGAAGCACCGGTCGTCGCTCCCGCCGACACCGTCACCCCCGCGGAGGTCCTCCCCGCGCCCGGAACCGCGGAGGCGCAGCAGCCCGTGGAGAGCGGCGTGATCGAGCCCTCGGAGCCGGGGCTCGCGCCCGCCGCCGAGCTGAGCGCGGCGCAGCGGGCCCGCCTCGCGCGCGAGGAGGCCCGCGGCGGGACCCCGGCGCAGAAGGCGACAAGCCTGCTCGGCCTTCTCGTATTCGTCGGCGTGGCGTGGCTCCTGAGCGTGAACCGCAAGGCCGTGCAGTGGCGGGTGGTGGCGTGGGGGCTGGGACTGCAGTTCGTCTTCGCCATGCTGATCCTGCTCACCGGTCCCGGACGGGCGTTCTTCGACGCCCTGAACCAGGTGTTCGTGGCGCTGCTGGGCTACACCAACGAGGGCGCCGGCTTCCTGTTCGGCAACCTGGTGCGCCCCAACGTCCCGGTGGGGCCGGCCGCGGGGCCGTTCGGCTCGGTGGGGGATACAGGCACCTGGGCCGCGACCGGCGCGCTCTTCGCCTTCAGCGTGCTCCCCACGATCATCTTCTTCTCCAGCCTGATGACCCTGCTGTACTATCTGGGGATCATGCAGCTCTTCGTGAAGGCGTTCGCCTGGCTGATGGTGCGGACCATGGGGACCTCGGGGTCGGAGAGCCTGAGCGCGGCCGGCAACATCTTCGTGGGGCAGACGGAGGCGCCGCTGCTGGTGAAGCCGTTCGTGAGGACGATGACGAAGAGCGAACTTCACGCGGTGATGACCGGCGGCTTCGCCACGGTGGCGGGCGGGGTCATGGCGGCCTACGTGGGGATGCTGGTGGCCTTCTTCCCGGACATCGCGGGGCACCTGATCGCCGCGTCGGTGATGTCGGCGCCGGCGGCGCTCGCCATCTCCAAGATCATGTACCCGGAGACGGAGGAGTCCGTCACCCGGGGCGACATCCGAGTGGAGCTGGAGAAGCCCGACGCCAATGTGATCGACGCGGCGGCGCGCGGCGCGAGCGAGGGCCTCTCTCTGGCGCTGAACGTGGGCGCCATGCTGCTGGCCTTCATCGCCCTGCTGGCGCTGCTCAACGGCCTCTTCGGCTGGATCACGGGGCTGTTCGGTGTGCCGCTCACCATCCAGACCGTGCTGGGATGGATCGGCGCGCCCATCGCCTGGCTGATGGGCACGCCCTGGCAGGACGCCCAGGCGGTGGGGACGCTGCTGGGGGAGAAGACGGTCCTCAACGAGTTCGTGGCCTACCTCCACCTGGCGAGCATGCTGGAGGGCGGCGAGCCGCTCAGCGCGCGCGCGGTGGTGATCGCCACGTACGCGCTCTGCGGCTTCGCAAACTTCAGCTCCATCGCCATCCAGATCGGCGGGATCGGCGGGTTGGCCCCGGAGCGGCGCGGCGACCTGAGCCGGCTGGGGTTGCGGGCGATGATCGGCGGCACCCTGGCCGCGTTCATGACCGCCTGCGTCGTGGGGATCCTCCTCTGACGGAGCCGCAGACAGGGAGGTAGCGGCGCGGCGCCAGGGAGCGTATCATTCTCCACCGGAGCGGCGAGCGAGACGGCCTCCGCACAGGCGGACGCACCGGTGGGTGCGTCCGCCTGCCGCTTTTCCGGGGCGGAACGACCGCGATACGACACGCACTAGGACGGTGGACATGGCGAACGAAGTGACGCGGGACCTGCTGCACCGGCTCCCCAAGGCGGAGCTGCACGTCCACCTGGACGGCTCGCTGCGCCCGGAGACGATGCTGGAGCTGGCGGCGGAGTACGGGAAGAAGATGCCGGCCCAGGATCCCGACCGCCTGCGCGACTACATGCACGTCCAGGACGCGCGCAACCTGGTGGAGTACCTGGAGCGCTTCGAGATCACCCTCTCCGTGATGCAGACGGCGGACGCGCTGGAGCGGATCGCCTACGAGCTGGCGGAGGACCTGGCGCGGGAGAACGTGCGGTACGCGGAGATCCGCTACTCCCCGATCCTCAACTCGCGCGAGGGGCTCCCGCTCACCGAGGCGGTGGAAGCGCCGCTGCGGGGGCTACGGCAGGCGGAGGAGGACTTCGGGATCCGCACCGCGATCATCATCTGCGGGATCCGCAACATGGAGCCGGCCACCTCACGCGACCTGGCGGACCTCACGGTCGC includes the following:
- a CDS encoding rhomboid family intramembrane serine protease produces the protein MIPLRDENPTETTPFMTVVFIALNLVAWFMLQGAGEMRALEASVYVFGTVPCELTGACPQQGLGWEAVLTSMFMHGSWEHILGNMLFLWVFGNNIEDSMGHLRFIVFYLVCGVAAALAHVYLSPASSIPAVGASGAISGIMGAYIVLYPRVSVRTWIPPIFLVNLNAFFLLGYWFFIQLATGVFTFGPEAGEQGGVAVWAHVGGFVAGLVLIKLFEKRPLVEAKRHKVQLTRDEVARLGW
- a CDS encoding thioesterase family protein, producing MSETPFRSVVELRVRYPETDQMGVVYHANYLAWCDMGRTELIRALGKPYAELEREGIFLAVADASLRYHAPARYDDLVRVETWVEEVRSRTVAFAYLITRVDGTGPGRLVTARTTLIALDRAGATQKLPAHLVAALRGALPPQGAVS
- the murI gene encoding glutamate racemase is translated as MSPGAPVAVFDSGLGGLWVLREIRSRLPAEDLLYLADSDWCPYGPRPQLEIRARSLEIGRWLQAQGAKVLVVACNTASGAALEALREALEIPVVGMEPAVKPAVRDTRARRVGVLATEGTLASERFARLLREHAEGVEVVARPGTGLVEMVEEGEFDGARVRAVLDAALAPFREAAVDTVVLGCTHYPFLWEAIAGVLGPEVRLVDSAPAIARQTERVLEEQGLGAQGREGRVRILTTGDSAEVGEVVARLWPEPAKVEGVAL
- a CDS encoding NupC/NupG family nucleoside CNT transporter, translating into MAHRKKVLLRLAPLWMAAALLLGLGWMSSRAQEAPVVAPADTVTPAEVLPAPGTAEAQQPVESGVIEPSEPGLAPAAELSAAQRARLAREEARGGTPAQKATSLLGLLVFVGVAWLLSVNRKAVQWRVVAWGLGLQFVFAMLILLTGPGRAFFDALNQVFVALLGYTNEGAGFLFGNLVRPNVPVGPAAGPFGSVGDTGTWAATGALFAFSVLPTIIFFSSLMTLLYYLGIMQLFVKAFAWLMVRTMGTSGSESLSAAGNIFVGQTEAPLLVKPFVRTMTKSELHAVMTGGFATVAGGVMAAYVGMLVAFFPDIAGHLIAASVMSAPAALAISKIMYPETEESVTRGDIRVELEKPDANVIDAAARGASEGLSLALNVGAMLLAFIALLALLNGLFGWITGLFGVPLTIQTVLGWIGAPIAWLMGTPWQDAQAVGTLLGEKTVLNEFVAYLHLASMLEGGEPLSARAVVIATYALCGFANFSSIAIQIGGIGGLAPERRGDLSRLGLRAMIGGTLAAFMTACVVGILL
- a CDS encoding 5'-nucleotidase C-terminal domain-containing protein codes for the protein MHAPVPPRALRAGLLTVLAAAAFGCAPAVQVAPAPETASARGELVLMGTTDVHGWLLPHDYYTGKETENGLARLVPLIDSIRAANPGRTALFESGDLLQGNPLGFVHSKLGPGEVHPVAQAMNLLEYDAAAIGNHEYNYGIPHLDAVVAKSRFPWISANTFVAGTDRHAYRPSVMLERTIDGKPIRIGVTAVTPPGVLIWDRDNVQGKLDFRDIVSSVRPVVAELRAQGADVVVVAAHGGLEGSSYDTAATGVPVENAAAAMAHEVPGIDVIFMGHSHRELADTTIANTLLLQAKNWAASLAVAELEVESTPAGGWRIVEKQGRILRPGMRAPDARFAAELAPAHERTRAYVNQRIGTSAAEWTSARARVEDTPILDLINDVQRRVTGADLSATAAFSLSSRIPAGPITVADVAGLYVYDNTLKAVRITGTQLREYIEKSAEYYLPCPGGRCERIVNPAVPGYNFDVVSGVDYTLDLTKPVGQRLVRLERNGRPVRPTDTFTIALNNYRASGSGGFSMLIGAPVVYDKDEGIRELLVEEIRRRGNIAPGQVFRKNWEIVPAELAAKAAAEQRAGNR
- a CDS encoding amidohydrolase family protein, whose amino-acid sequence is MHAPRLVTAALALLAVPAAAQQAPATAPAAERVVVIRAGRLIDGTGAAPRENVTILVRGNRIAEVGPRVQAPAGAETVDLSGWTVMPGFIDTHTHITSDPSGGYSERTLRQFPGYSALVGAKNARATLLAGFTTVRDVGSDGWADVALKHAINDGVVPGPRMYVAAHSLGITGGHCDTNGYRPDLREEPGVQEGIANGVDAVRAAVRYQVKYGADVIKTCATGGVLSAGDAVGVQQYSEDELRAMVETAAMAERRVAAHAHGPEGIKAAVRAGVASIEHGSVLDDEAIRMMKQRGTYLVPTMMAFDAVVRGARGGTLAPWAAAKALEISPHAQESVRRAIRAGVPIAFGTDAGVFPHGTNADEFRLLVDAGMTPMQAILAATREAAKLLGVADLGTVAPGKLADVVAVRGDPLRDVEALKQVGFVMKDGVVYKRDGTPLADVRQAHSAN
- a CDS encoding UDP-2,3-diacylglucosamine diphosphatase, with protein sequence MSTLPYLIVSDTHLGAVPRATEAAFREFLRDVPGNASGLLINGDLFDFWFEYGTVILREHYRTVAALADVVEAGVPVSFVGGNHDAWAGSFLRDEVGIRLLDGPVEMELAGRRTLVAHGDGVGRGDLKYRALKAFIRNRAVVGAFRVVHPDLGTRIARIASTTEHKADTGDVHSKGRAGHIQAWAEERLRADPGLGLVVAGHAHVPAVVEVEPGRFYANAGDWIRHFTYLALPPSGGPPELRRWPTPG